The Thunnus thynnus chromosome 22, fThuThy2.1, whole genome shotgun sequence genome includes a window with the following:
- the LOC137174649 gene encoding uncharacterized protein — MDPYFSAGEKCYDPRDKSLKFVDGDDDLDFLCEGFKSRRAQMSCGHAVTPTSLTNWCRRLLDEGKSRFVCGHCRQEWSYVEVRKMALLTPEEMEYFEKTMAVNAIRDNFHAKLCPGCKSSVVRKDESNLSVRCTFCTANKQKPYEFCWQCLNEWKGPFPRSDCCENDGCCNESLKLLRTCPDIVFKDVKGVIGCPSMRACPTCGALLEHDKTQCKNIVCLRCKVEFCFVCLKVTKECLESSSHFIPCSSGVAPRQTSIPVWRNK, encoded by the exons ATGGACCCATATTTTTCAGCTGGAGAGAAGTGTTATGACCCTCGCGACAAAAGTCTTAAATTCGTCGATGGAGATGATGATTTAGATT ttcTGTGTGAAGGCTTCAAGTCTAGAAGAGCGCAGATGTCCTGTGGTCATGCTGTAACTCCGACGTCTCTCACCAACTGGTGTCGCAGATTATTAGACGAG GGTAAAAGCAGATTTGTGTGTGGCCATTGTCGTCAAGAGTGGTCTTACGTGGAGGTTCGTAAAATGGCCCTTCTGACCCCTGAAGAAATGGAGTACTTTGAAAAGACCATGGCTGTCAATGCCATCAGGGACAACTTTCATGCCAAATTA TGTCCTGGATGCAAATCTTCTGTGGTGAGAAAGGATGAATCTAATCTGAGTGTCCGCTGCACATTTTGCACTGCTAATAAACAAAAGCCCTATGAATTCTGCTGGCAGTGTTTAAATGAATGGAAAGGTCCATTTCCACGATCAGACTGCTGTGAAAATGATGGCTGCTGCAACGAGTCACTAAAATTACTGAGAACCTGTCCAGACATCGTCTTTAAGGACGTGAAAGGGGTCATTGGTTGTCCCTCCATGCGTGCCTGTCCCACCTGTGGGGCACTGCTGGAGCATGACAAAACTCAGTGTAAAAACATAGTCTGTCTCCGGTGTAAGGTGGAgttctgttttgtgtgtctgaaggTCACTAAAGAGTGTTTGGAGTCAAGTTCACATTTCATACCATGCTCCAGTGGTGTTGCTCCCAGACAAACCTCTATACCTGTGTGGAGGAATAAGTAA
- the LOC137174715 gene encoding E3 ubiquitin-protein ligase RNF19A-like yields MEKCYDPRDTSLKFVDRDDDLDFLYEGFKSRRAQMSCGHAVTPTSLTNWCRRLLDEGKSRFVCGHCRQEWSYVEVRKMALLTPEEMEYFEKTMAVNAIRDNFQAKLCPGCKSSVVRKDESNLSVRCTFCTANKQKPYEFCWQCLNEWKGPSPRSDRCENDGCCNETLKLLRTCPDIVFKDVKGVSGCPSIRACPTCGALVEHDKIKCKNIVCLRCEKEFCFVCLKLNKDCKKEKLSDYNTLCSSGVAPRQTSIPVWQQK; encoded by the exons ATGGAGAAGTGTTATGACCCTCGCGACACCAGTCTTAAATTTGTCGATAGAGATGATGATTTAGATT ttcTGTATGAAGGCTTCAAGTCTAGAAGAGCGCAGATGTCCTGTGGTCATGCTGTAACTCCGACGTCTCTCACCAACTGGTGTCGCAGATTATTAGACGAG GGTAAAAGCAGATTTGTGTGTGGCCATTGTCGTCAAGAGTGGTCTTACGTGGAGGTTCGTAAAATGGCCCTTCTGACCCCTGAAGAAATGGAGTACTTTGAAAAGACCATGGCTGTCAATGCCATCAGGGACAACTTTCAAGCCAAATTA TGTCCTGGATGCAAATCTTCTGTGGTGAGAAAGGATGAATCTAATCTGAGTGTCCGCTGCACATTTTGCACTGCTAATAAACAAAAGCCCTATGAATTCTGCTGGCAGTGTTTAAATGAATGGAAAGGTCCATCTCCAAGATCAGACCGCTGTGAAAATGATGGCTGCTGCAACGAGACACTAAAATTACTGAGAACCTGTCCAGACATCGTCTTTAAGGACGTTAAGGGGGTCTCTGGCTGTCCCTCCATCCGTGCCTGTCCCACCTGTGGTGCACTGGTGGAgcatgacaaaataaaatgcaaaaacataGTCTGTCTCCGGTGTGAGAAGGAGTtctgctttgtgtgtctgaaacTCAATAAAGATTGCAAGAAGGAAAAGCTGTCCGACTATAACACACTCTGTTCTAGCGGTGTAGCACCTAGACAGACCTCTATACCTGTATGGCAgcagaaataa